In a genomic window of Streptomyces sp. NBC_01231:
- a CDS encoding MDR family MFS transporter gives MTRCADHDKVRKNSLQEASMVQDVGEQAAAPQPVAGHRHRVRMSIGALLLGMLISALDQTIVSTALPTIVSDLGGMSHLSWVVTAYLLASTAATPLWGKLGDQYGRKKLFQAAIVIFLIGSALCGLAQNMPQLIAFRALQGLGGGGLMVLSMAIVGDIVPPRDRGRYQGLFGAVFGATSVLGPLLGGLFVDQLSWRWVFYINLPVGAIALLVIAAVLRIPVRAEKHRIDYLGTLLIAAVATCLILVTSLGGKTWGWTSTPLIGIAVLGAVLLVSFLFVERRAAEPVLPLRLFRIRTFTLSSAISFVIGFAMFGAMTYLPTFLQVVRGVSPTMSGVHMLPMVLGLLLTSTVSGQIVSRTGRWKIFPVLGTAATAVGLLLLHRLKESSGDIEMSLYFFVFGFGLGLVMQVLVLIVQNAVSYEDLGVATAGVTFFRSIGSAFGVAVFGTIFTSRLDDKLRGAFAGTAQSEAAAALEADPRAIAELPPELRPSALHAYATSITDVFLYAAPIVLLAFALTWLLKEARLRGSVTAPDMAQTLSVHPMHRSSREEVQRALSVLGSRDGRRGIYEKITAAAGYDLLPASSWLLLRALRPERSLSPTRLAEYSQVPLPVIRDALHEIEQRRLATLEGMNLLLTDAGREAAAKLSAARQDSFAELLGDWWGPDRPTDLVELVEELSSQLSGSDEERPQASVPRVRARHT, from the coding sequence ATGACGCGCTGTGCCGACCACGACAAGGTCAGGAAGAACTCGCTTCAGGAGGCGTCAATGGTCCAGGACGTGGGCGAACAGGCAGCGGCCCCACAGCCGGTGGCGGGACACCGGCACAGGGTGCGTATGTCCATCGGCGCGCTGCTGCTCGGCATGCTCATCTCGGCACTCGACCAGACCATTGTCTCCACCGCGCTGCCGACGATCGTCAGTGATCTCGGCGGGATGAGCCACCTCTCATGGGTCGTCACCGCCTATCTGCTTGCCTCGACGGCGGCGACCCCGCTGTGGGGCAAGCTGGGCGACCAGTACGGGCGCAAGAAGCTCTTCCAGGCCGCGATCGTGATCTTCCTGATCGGATCGGCGCTGTGCGGCCTGGCCCAGAACATGCCTCAGCTGATCGCCTTCCGTGCGCTGCAGGGCCTGGGCGGTGGCGGCCTGATGGTCCTGTCGATGGCGATCGTGGGCGACATCGTGCCGCCCAGGGACCGTGGCCGCTACCAGGGCCTGTTCGGTGCCGTCTTCGGCGCGACCAGCGTCCTGGGGCCGCTGCTCGGCGGGTTGTTCGTGGACCAGCTGAGCTGGCGCTGGGTCTTCTACATCAACCTGCCCGTCGGTGCCATAGCCCTGCTCGTGATCGCCGCGGTGCTGCGCATCCCGGTCCGGGCCGAGAAACACCGCATCGACTACCTCGGTACGCTCCTGATTGCGGCTGTCGCCACCTGTCTGATCCTGGTGACCTCGCTCGGCGGCAAGACCTGGGGATGGACTTCGACCCCGCTGATCGGGATCGCGGTCCTGGGCGCCGTACTGCTTGTGTCGTTCCTGTTCGTCGAGCGCAGAGCCGCCGAACCGGTGCTTCCGCTGAGGCTGTTCCGGATTCGTACGTTCACGCTCTCCTCGGCGATCAGCTTCGTGATCGGCTTCGCGATGTTCGGCGCGATGACCTACCTGCCGACGTTCCTGCAGGTCGTGCGTGGTGTGTCGCCCACCATGTCGGGTGTGCACATGCTGCCGATGGTGCTCGGGTTGCTGCTGACGTCCACGGTGTCAGGCCAGATCGTCTCGCGTACCGGGCGCTGGAAGATCTTCCCGGTGCTCGGCACCGCCGCCACCGCCGTGGGGCTGTTGCTTCTGCACCGCCTCAAGGAGTCCTCGGGCGACATCGAGATGAGCCTGTACTTCTTCGTGTTCGGCTTCGGGCTCGGCCTGGTCATGCAGGTACTCGTGCTGATCGTGCAGAACGCGGTGTCCTACGAAGACCTGGGCGTCGCCACCGCGGGGGTCACGTTCTTCCGGTCGATCGGCTCCGCGTTCGGCGTCGCCGTCTTCGGCACGATCTTCACCAGCCGGCTCGACGACAAGCTGCGCGGAGCCTTCGCGGGCACGGCGCAGTCGGAGGCGGCCGCCGCGCTCGAAGCCGACCCGCGCGCCATAGCCGAACTCCCGCCCGAACTGCGCCCGTCCGCGCTGCACGCATACGCCACCTCTATCACCGACGTGTTCCTCTACGCGGCCCCGATCGTCCTGCTCGCCTTCGCGCTGACCTGGCTGCTCAAGGAGGCCAGGCTGCGCGGCTCGGTCACCGCCCCCGACATGGCGCAGACCCTCAGCGTCCACCCCATGCACCGCTCCTCGCGCGAGGAGGTGCAGCGGGCCCTATCCGTGCTCGGATCGCGGGACGGGCGGCGCGGCATCTACGAGAAGATCACCGCCGCCGCCGGATACGACCTGCTGCCTGCCTCCAGCTGGCTGCTGCTGCGGGCCCTGCGACCGGAGAGGTCGCTGTCGCCGACGCGTCTCGCCGAGTACAGCCAGGTGCCGCTGCCGGTGATCCGGGACGCCCTGCACGAGATCGAGCAGCGCCGGCTGGCCACCCTCGAGGGCATGAACCTGCTCCTCACCGACGCAGGACGCGAGGCTGCGGCAAAGCTGTCGGCGGCCCGCCAGGACTCCTTCGCCGAACTACTTGGCGACTGGTGGGGACCCGACCGGCCGACGGACCTGGTCGAACTGGTCGAGGAGCTGTCATCGCAGCTGTCCGGCTCCGATGAGGAGCGGCCGCAGGCCTCGGTGCCCCGGGTCCGCGCCCGCCACACATGA